In Salmo salar chromosome ssa15, Ssal_v3.1, whole genome shotgun sequence, one genomic interval encodes:
- the LOC106571438 gene encoding uncharacterized protein isoform X1, producing the protein MDHHQLHHHIQGNKSPSYMPRKRKASQPKQKSGVPLPVIQKMSDMSVMSMIGVPPKNDDPHAQATQKMNRSYGRKRSMGPLYEDLQNVSLGSGVEDSTSETSCCSVVSSSLAVANGELPPPPPPSARLPHRLVAKDCWPNQAPDTGRAQGRGQEPHLPSDFAIKKIRRVEVDNNSTPSVTNFPQEVRQSVPVPVGGGHVHSHVHSGHSVGGGHSNVYSGHLVGGGHTHSHFDSSHLVGGGHVHSHVDSGHLVGGGHVHSHFDSGHLVGGGHAHSHVDSGHSVGGRHVHSHVDSGHLVGGGHAHSHVDSSHSVGGRHVHSHVDSGHLVGGGHVQCNHSIGCGHLQSSYPIGGELVQSSYSVVGGHVHRSHSIGGVTIQSSHSHPAEPTEEEKSKVFTFTTKKEPPVYPPGSQEERWQLMILGKGRVTCPKCKSVSRKTVDGLKKHMESCRLNPFTCQQCGKQLKSSTGMKYHIMADHNNLPSPDDINGLDDQSMKEKLRKVLKRMGKLKCSKEGCTGSFTSIMGYLYHMKKCGKKESELEKLLLNCQHCGKVYKSKAGLEYHLKSEHAPVPQNAEEEEVKAQREPNPERTPSGRVKRMSAQVAFFHLQEIANDELAKEWPKRKVIGDLVPDDKKLRYARPGLPAFSQEVLRKWKNEVKLQKKVQCPNLGCGSVYTSVSGLKAHLGLCGRGDFEAGKYKCLICKKEFNSESGVKYHINSVHSQDWFVVTSKSKNFDKVLKTKPKVHSTVNDPTDQLQQQTLHVFTPILEPWQDMQMGPPPAVPESALQVNPEAAEGKRRGKGRGKEKDCYDFTGSDHSSSSSSGSSSSGSETEEPEGQRHNVDQWALQRPSIIETHPEAAKRPRSNL; encoded by the exons ATGGATCATCATCAACTTCATCATCACATACAAGGAAACAAGTCACCATCATATATGCCAAGGAAGAGGAAGGCTTCACAGCCAAAACAAAAAAGTGGTGTTCCACTACCAG TTATCCAGAAGATGTCAGATATGAGTGTGATGAGCATGATTGGTGTTCCACCTAAg AATGATGACCCCCATGCCCAGGCGACCCAAAAGATGAACAGATCATACGGCAGAAAAAGGTCAATGGGCCCACT GTATGAGGatctgcagaatgtctctctggGTTCTGGTGTGGAGGATTCAACCAGCGAGACGTCCTGCTGCTCCGTGGTGTCTTCCAGCCTGGCTGTAGCCAACGGtgagcttcctcctcctccaccaccctctgCCAGACTGCCTCACAGGCTGGTGGCTAAAGACTGCTGGCCCAACCAGGCCCCAGACACAGGCAGAGCCCAGGGCAGGggtcaggaaccacacctgccCTCCGATTTTGCGATTAAGAAAATACGTAGAGTGGAGGTGGACAACAACAGCACACCTTCTGTTACAAATTTCCCTCAAGAAGTGAGACAGTCAG TTCCAGTTCCTGTTGGAGGTGGGCATGTTCATAGCCATGTCCATAGCGGTCACTCAGTGGGAGGTGGGCATAGCAATGTCTACAGCGGTCACTTGGTAGGAGGTGGACATACCCATAGCCATTTTGACAGCAGTCACTTGGTAGGAGGTGGACATGTCCATAGCCATGTCGACAGCGGTCACTTGGTAGGAGGTGGACATGTCCATAGCCATTTTGACAGCGGTCACTTGGTAGGAGGTGGACATGCCCATAGCCATGTTGACAGCGGTCACTCGGTTGGAGGTCGGCATGTCCATAGCCATGTCGACAGCGGTCACTTGGTAGGAGGTGGACATGCCCATAGCCATGTTGACAGCAGTCACTCGGTTGGAGGTCGGCATGTCCATAGCCATGTGGACAGCGGTCACTTGGTTGGAGGTGGACATGTCCAGTGCAATCACTCTATTGGATGTGGACATCTCCAGAGCAGTTACCCTATTGGAGGTGAACTTGTCCAGAGCAGTTACTCTGTTGTAGGTGGACATGTTCATAGAAGTCACTCTATTGGAGGTGTAACTATCCAGAGCAGTCACAGTCACCCAGCAGAGCCTACCGAGGAAGAGAAATCTAAAGTCTTCACCTTCACAACCAAGAAGGAACCCCCAGTCTACCCCCCAG GAAGTCAAGAAGAGAGGTGGCAGCTGATGATCCTGGGCAAAGGGCGAGTCACGTGCCCCAAGTGTAAAAGTGTGAGCAGGAAGACTGTGGATGGACTAAAGAAACATATGGAGAGCTGCAgattg AATCCCTTCACGTGTCAGCAATGTGGGAAACAACTGAAGTCTTCCACGGGAATGAAGTACCACATCATGGCAGACCACAATAACCTG CCCTCACCAGATGACATAAATGGCCTGGATGACCAGTCCATGAAGGAAAAATTGAGGAAGGTGCTGAAAAGGATGGGCAAATTAAAATGCTCGAAAGAG GGCTGCACTGGTAGTTTCACCAGCATCATGGGTTACCTGTACCACATGAAGAAATGTGGGAAAAAGGAGTCTGAGCTGGAAAAGCTGCTTCTCAACTGCCAACACTGTGGCAAGGTCTACAAGTCCAAGGCAGGCCTGGAGTACCACCTCAAGTCGGAGCACGCACCA gTGCCTCAGaatgcagaggaggaggaggtgaaggcccAGAGAGAGCCCAACCCTGAGAGGACACCCAGCGGCCGGGTCAAACGCATGTCAGCCCAGGTGGCCTTTTTCCACCTACAGGAGATTGCTAACGACGAGCTGGCCAAGGAGTGGCCCAAGAGGAAGGTCATCGGAGACCTTGTCCCAGACGATAAGAAG CTGAGATATGCCCGCCCAGGGCTGCCTGCCTTCAGTCAGGAGGTCCTTCGGAAGTGGAAAAACGAAGTGAAGCTGCAAAAAAAAGTGCAGTGCCCAAACCTG GGCTGCGGCTCGGTCTACACCAGTGTGTCTGGATTGAAGGCTCACCTTGGGCTCTGTGGAAGG GGGGACTTTGAAGCAGGGAAATACAAATGCCTGATCTGTAAGAAAGAGTTCAACTCAGAGAGTGGGGTGAAGTACCACATCAACTCTGTCCACTCCCAg GACTGGTTTGTGGTGACCTCAAAATCCAAGAACTTTGATAAGGTCCTGAAGACCAAGCCCAAGGTGCACAGCACTGTGAATGACCCCACTGACCAGCTCCAGCAGCAGACCCTCCATGTCTTCACCCCCATCCTGGAGCCCTGGCAGGACATGCAGATGGGACCCCCACCAGCGGTGCCCGAGTCGGCCCTGCAGGTCAACCCTGAGGcagcagaggggaagaggagggggaaggggagagggaaggagaaggacTGCTATGACTTCACTGGCAGTGACCAttccagcagtagcagcagtggcaGCTCCAGCAGCGGATCAGAGACAGAGGAGCCTGAGGGCCAGAGACACAACGTTGACCAATGGGCACTGCAGAGACCCAGTATCATCGAGACCCACCCTGAAGCCGCCAAGCGACCCAGAAGCAACCTATAG
- the LOC106571438 gene encoding zinc finger protein 512 isoform X2, with translation MDHHQLHHHIQGNKSPSYMPRKRKASQPKQKSGVPLPVIQKMSDMSVMSMIGVPPKNDDPHAQATQKMNRSYGRKRSMGPLYEDLQNVSLGSGVEDSTSETSCCSVVSSSLAVANVPVPVGGGHVHSHVHSGHSVGGGHSNVYSGHLVGGGHTHSHFDSSHLVGGGHVHSHVDSGHLVGGGHVHSHFDSGHLVGGGHAHSHVDSGHSVGGRHVHSHVDSGHLVGGGHAHSHVDSSHSVGGRHVHSHVDSGHLVGGGHVQCNHSIGCGHLQSSYPIGGELVQSSYSVVGGHVHRSHSIGGVTIQSSHSHPAEPTEEEKSKVFTFTTKKEPPVYPPGSQEERWQLMILGKGRVTCPKCKSVSRKTVDGLKKHMESCRLNPFTCQQCGKQLKSSTGMKYHIMADHNNLPSPDDINGLDDQSMKEKLRKVLKRMGKLKCSKEGCTGSFTSIMGYLYHMKKCGKKESELEKLLLNCQHCGKVYKSKAGLEYHLKSEHAPVPQNAEEEEVKAQREPNPERTPSGRVKRMSAQVAFFHLQEIANDELAKEWPKRKVIGDLVPDDKKLRYARPGLPAFSQEVLRKWKNEVKLQKKVQCPNLGCGSVYTSVSGLKAHLGLCGRGDFEAGKYKCLICKKEFNSESGVKYHINSVHSQDWFVVTSKSKNFDKVLKTKPKVHSTVNDPTDQLQQQTLHVFTPILEPWQDMQMGPPPAVPESALQVNPEAAEGKRRGKGRGKEKDCYDFTGSDHSSSSSSGSSSSGSETEEPEGQRHNVDQWALQRPSIIETHPEAAKRPRSNL, from the exons ATGGATCATCATCAACTTCATCATCACATACAAGGAAACAAGTCACCATCATATATGCCAAGGAAGAGGAAGGCTTCACAGCCAAAACAAAAAAGTGGTGTTCCACTACCAG TTATCCAGAAGATGTCAGATATGAGTGTGATGAGCATGATTGGTGTTCCACCTAAg AATGATGACCCCCATGCCCAGGCGACCCAAAAGATGAACAGATCATACGGCAGAAAAAGGTCAATGGGCCCACT GTATGAGGatctgcagaatgtctctctggGTTCTGGTGTGGAGGATTCAACCAGCGAGACGTCCTGCTGCTCCGTGGTGTCTTCCAGCCTGGCTGTAGCCAACG TTCCAGTTCCTGTTGGAGGTGGGCATGTTCATAGCCATGTCCATAGCGGTCACTCAGTGGGAGGTGGGCATAGCAATGTCTACAGCGGTCACTTGGTAGGAGGTGGACATACCCATAGCCATTTTGACAGCAGTCACTTGGTAGGAGGTGGACATGTCCATAGCCATGTCGACAGCGGTCACTTGGTAGGAGGTGGACATGTCCATAGCCATTTTGACAGCGGTCACTTGGTAGGAGGTGGACATGCCCATAGCCATGTTGACAGCGGTCACTCGGTTGGAGGTCGGCATGTCCATAGCCATGTCGACAGCGGTCACTTGGTAGGAGGTGGACATGCCCATAGCCATGTTGACAGCAGTCACTCGGTTGGAGGTCGGCATGTCCATAGCCATGTGGACAGCGGTCACTTGGTTGGAGGTGGACATGTCCAGTGCAATCACTCTATTGGATGTGGACATCTCCAGAGCAGTTACCCTATTGGAGGTGAACTTGTCCAGAGCAGTTACTCTGTTGTAGGTGGACATGTTCATAGAAGTCACTCTATTGGAGGTGTAACTATCCAGAGCAGTCACAGTCACCCAGCAGAGCCTACCGAGGAAGAGAAATCTAAAGTCTTCACCTTCACAACCAAGAAGGAACCCCCAGTCTACCCCCCAG GAAGTCAAGAAGAGAGGTGGCAGCTGATGATCCTGGGCAAAGGGCGAGTCACGTGCCCCAAGTGTAAAAGTGTGAGCAGGAAGACTGTGGATGGACTAAAGAAACATATGGAGAGCTGCAgattg AATCCCTTCACGTGTCAGCAATGTGGGAAACAACTGAAGTCTTCCACGGGAATGAAGTACCACATCATGGCAGACCACAATAACCTG CCCTCACCAGATGACATAAATGGCCTGGATGACCAGTCCATGAAGGAAAAATTGAGGAAGGTGCTGAAAAGGATGGGCAAATTAAAATGCTCGAAAGAG GGCTGCACTGGTAGTTTCACCAGCATCATGGGTTACCTGTACCACATGAAGAAATGTGGGAAAAAGGAGTCTGAGCTGGAAAAGCTGCTTCTCAACTGCCAACACTGTGGCAAGGTCTACAAGTCCAAGGCAGGCCTGGAGTACCACCTCAAGTCGGAGCACGCACCA gTGCCTCAGaatgcagaggaggaggaggtgaaggcccAGAGAGAGCCCAACCCTGAGAGGACACCCAGCGGCCGGGTCAAACGCATGTCAGCCCAGGTGGCCTTTTTCCACCTACAGGAGATTGCTAACGACGAGCTGGCCAAGGAGTGGCCCAAGAGGAAGGTCATCGGAGACCTTGTCCCAGACGATAAGAAG CTGAGATATGCCCGCCCAGGGCTGCCTGCCTTCAGTCAGGAGGTCCTTCGGAAGTGGAAAAACGAAGTGAAGCTGCAAAAAAAAGTGCAGTGCCCAAACCTG GGCTGCGGCTCGGTCTACACCAGTGTGTCTGGATTGAAGGCTCACCTTGGGCTCTGTGGAAGG GGGGACTTTGAAGCAGGGAAATACAAATGCCTGATCTGTAAGAAAGAGTTCAACTCAGAGAGTGGGGTGAAGTACCACATCAACTCTGTCCACTCCCAg GACTGGTTTGTGGTGACCTCAAAATCCAAGAACTTTGATAAGGTCCTGAAGACCAAGCCCAAGGTGCACAGCACTGTGAATGACCCCACTGACCAGCTCCAGCAGCAGACCCTCCATGTCTTCACCCCCATCCTGGAGCCCTGGCAGGACATGCAGATGGGACCCCCACCAGCGGTGCCCGAGTCGGCCCTGCAGGTCAACCCTGAGGcagcagaggggaagaggagggggaaggggagagggaaggagaaggacTGCTATGACTTCACTGGCAGTGACCAttccagcagtagcagcagtggcaGCTCCAGCAGCGGATCAGAGACAGAGGAGCCTGAGGGCCAGAGACACAACGTTGACCAATGGGCACTGCAGAGACCCAGTATCATCGAGACCCACCCTGAAGCCGCCAAGCGACCCAGAAGCAACCTATAG